From Amycolatopsis cihanbeyliensis, a single genomic window includes:
- a CDS encoding CoA-transferase subunit beta encodes MNTAYTADEMMSVAAARALREGSSCFVGIGLPSTAANLARRLHAPNLTLVYESGCLGAKPSRLPLSIGDGELAETADAVVSVPEVFNYWLQPGRIDVGFLGAAQLDRFGNINTTVIGDYGAPKVRLPGAGGAPEIAASCREVFVVLRQGARAFVDEVDFVTSFGHGSGRGDRRRLGLPGAGPTLVITDLGMLRPDPDTAELTLTEVHPGIEPEQARAATGWPLRVAEDLAVTPAPTEWELSVLRELKKVSA; translated from the coding sequence ATGAACACCGCCTACACCGCGGACGAGATGATGAGCGTGGCGGCGGCGCGGGCGCTGCGCGAGGGGAGCTCGTGCTTCGTGGGGATCGGGCTGCCGAGCACGGCGGCCAACCTGGCGCGCAGGCTGCACGCGCCGAATCTCACCCTGGTTTACGAGTCGGGTTGTCTCGGTGCCAAGCCTTCCCGCCTTCCACTGTCCATTGGGGACGGTGAGCTGGCCGAGACCGCGGACGCGGTGGTGAGCGTGCCCGAGGTGTTCAACTACTGGCTGCAGCCGGGGCGGATCGATGTCGGTTTCCTCGGCGCGGCCCAGCTGGACCGCTTCGGCAACATCAACACCACGGTGATCGGCGACTACGGTGCCCCGAAGGTGCGCCTGCCGGGCGCGGGCGGCGCGCCGGAGATCGCGGCCTCCTGCCGTGAGGTGTTCGTGGTGCTACGGCAGGGTGCCCGTGCCTTCGTCGACGAGGTCGACTTCGTGACCTCCTTCGGGCACGGTTCCGGCAGGGGAGACCGGCGGCGGCTCGGTCTGCCGGGCGCGGGGCCCACGCTGGTGATCACCGATCTCGGCATGCTGCGTCCCGATCCGGACACCGCCGAGCTGACCCTCACCGAAGTGCATCCGGGGATCGAACCGGAGCAGGCGCGCGCGGCCACGGGCTGGCCGTTGCGGGTGGCCGAGGACCTCGCGGTGACCCCCGCGCCCACCGAGTGGGAGTTGAGCGTGCTGCGCGAGTTGAAGAAGGTGAGCGCATGA
- the pcaG gene encoding protocatechuate 3,4-dioxygenase subunit alpha — protein MNLGSTPSQTVGPFLSIGLPWTDGPAVTADEGADTVWIKGVVSDGAGEPVPDALVETWQADRDGRFDHPDDPRGAVPGFRGFGRCPTEPDGSYAIRTVLPGALPGQAPHIDVSVFARGLLQRVVTRIYFPEHAEQHRTDPVLAAVPAGRRDTLIAVPTAGGYRFDVRLQGEGETVFFDV, from the coding sequence GTGAACCTCGGGAGTACTCCCTCGCAGACGGTGGGGCCGTTTCTTTCCATCGGGCTGCCGTGGACGGACGGGCCCGCGGTGACCGCGGACGAGGGCGCGGACACGGTGTGGATCAAGGGGGTCGTGTCCGATGGCGCGGGTGAGCCGGTCCCGGACGCGCTGGTGGAGACCTGGCAGGCCGACCGGGATGGACGTTTCGACCACCCGGACGACCCGCGCGGGGCGGTGCCGGGGTTCCGCGGCTTCGGCCGCTGCCCCACCGAACCGGACGGCAGCTACGCCATCCGCACCGTGCTGCCGGGTGCGTTGCCGGGGCAGGCCCCGCATATCGACGTCTCGGTGTTCGCCCGCGGCCTGCTGCAACGCGTGGTGACCAGGATCTACTTCCCCGAACACGCCGAGCAGCACCGTACCGACCCGGTGCTCGCCGCGGTTCCGGCCGGGCGCAGGGACACCCTGATCGCCGTGCCCACCGCGGGCGGTTACCGGTTCGACGTGCGGTTGCAGGGCGAGGGCGAGACGGTCTTCTTCGATGTCTGA
- the pcaH gene encoding protocatechuate 3,4-dioxygenase subunit beta — protein MSRVSRQALRLPAYRRDPEGTHPPLDSPAYRSTALRHPKRPLVLLPQRLTEVTGPLLGPGRIGPQDNDLTRQHEDEPVGQRILVHGRLLDGDGGPVRNSLVEIWQANAAGRYRHIGDRWPAPLDPNFDGVGRTLTDDEGRYEFLTVKPGAYPWGNHDNAWRPAHIHFSVFGSAFTQRLVTQMYFPDDPLFDQDPIFNSVPDPKARERMISRFDLSRTVESWALAFEFDIVLRGREASVFEDEEDE, from the coding sequence GTGTCGCGCGTTTCCAGACAAGCACTGAGACTGCCTGCCTACCGGCGTGATCCCGAGGGAACGCACCCTCCGCTGGATTCCCCGGCATACCGCTCCACCGCGCTGCGGCACCCGAAGCGGCCGCTGGTGCTGTTGCCGCAGCGGCTCACCGAGGTCACCGGGCCGCTGCTCGGCCCAGGGCGGATCGGCCCGCAGGACAACGATCTGACCCGGCAGCACGAGGACGAGCCGGTGGGGCAACGGATCCTGGTGCACGGGAGACTGCTGGACGGGGACGGCGGCCCGGTGCGCAACTCGCTGGTGGAGATCTGGCAGGCCAACGCGGCCGGACGTTACCGGCACATCGGGGACCGCTGGCCCGCGCCGCTGGACCCGAACTTCGACGGCGTCGGTCGCACGCTCACCGATGACGAGGGCAGGTACGAGTTCCTCACCGTCAAGCCGGGCGCCTATCCCTGGGGTAACCACGACAACGCCTGGCGGCCGGCGCATATCCACTTCTCGGTGTTCGGCTCGGCGTTCACCCAGCGGCTGGTCACCCAGATGTACTTCCCGGACGATCCGCTGTTCGACCAGGACCCGATCTTCAACTCCGTGCCGGACCCGAAGGCGCGGGAGCGGATGATCTCCCGGTTCGACCTGAGCCGCACGGTGGAGTCCTGGGCGCTGGCCTTCGAGTTCGACATCGTGCTGCGGGGCAGGGAGGCCTCGGTGTTCGAGGACGAGGAGGACGAGTGA